In Senegalia massiliensis, the genomic window GCTGTTTAAAAAATTTCTGAGATTTCTTTACTATAGTCATTATAAGAATTAGAGAAATAGGTATAGTAATAAGAGAAGCTAAAGTCATTATCCAGCTTATACTAATCATCATAATGAGTACACCTATTATAGTGGTAACTGAGGTAATTATTTGAGTTAAACTTTGATTAAGTGTCTGACTTAAAGTATCTACATCATTAGTAACTCTAGATAATACTTCACCTTTACTTGTAGTATCAAAATATTTAAGTGGCATAAGATTTATTTTTTTTGATATATCCTTCCTCAGTTTGTAACTAACCTTCATAGACACTCCAGACATTACATAGTTTTGAACATAACGGAATAATGAACTTATTACATATAACCCTAAAAGTAATAAAATGGTATTTCTAATGTAAATAAAATCTATACTACCAGTACCTGCAATTTTTGATACAATCCCTTCAAAAAGCTTGGTAGTAACACGCCCGAGTATCTTAGGTCCTACTATTAAAAATATAGTACTTGCTATAGCAAATAAGATTACTATTATAATTGAAATCTTATATACACTCAAATAATTAATTAACTTTTTCATAGTACCTTTAAAATCTTTTGCCTTTTCTCCACCTTTCATCATTCCATGAGGACCACCTTTCATAGGCCCTTGATGCTTTGGTTTCTTTTCTCTCATGCTAATTCCTCCTTTGAAAGCTGGGATTCAGCTATTTCTCTATAAGGTTTACAGTTTCTAAGTAATTCCCTATGTTTTCCTTTTCCTACAATTTCTCCTTCATCCAATACTATTATTTGCTCTGCATTCATTATACTTGCAACTCTTTGTGCTACTATTATAATAGTACTATTTTCTATTCTTTCATTAAGTGCTTTCCTAAGAGCAGAATCTGTTTTGAAATCAAGCGCTGAAAAACTATCATCAAATAAAAATATTTCAGGTTTTTTCATAAGGGCTCTTGCTATAGAAAGTCTCTGTTTTTGTCCACCAGATACATTAGAACCACCTTGAGAAATTGGTGATCTGAACTCTTCTTCTTTTTCTTTAATGAATTCCATTGATTGAGAAATTTCTGCCGCTTTTATTAAATCTTCTTTTTCAGCATCTTCATCTCCATATTTTAAATTTGATTCAATTGTACCACTAAATAATATACTTTTTTGAGGAACATAACCTATTTTTTCCCTTAAATCATGTTGAGATACTTTTCTTATATCTACACCATCTACAAGTATTTCACCACTTGTTACATCTTGAAATCTTGGTATTAAATTTAAAAGAGTAGTTTTACCAGAACCAGTAGAACCAATTATAGCTGTAGTTTCACCTGGTAATGCTTCAAAGTCTATATTTTTTAACATGTCTTCTTCTGCTCCATCATATCTAAAAGATACATTTTTAAATTCTACTACTCCTTTTAACGAATTATCAAATTCTTTAGGATTTTCAGGATCTTTTATTTCTAACTCAGTATCCAACACTTCTACTATACGATTAGCTGAAACAGAAGCTCTTGGAATAAGTATGAACATCATAGACATCATTAAAAATGCAAAAATAATCTGCATTGCATATTGCATATAAGCCATCATATCCCCAACTTGCATATTTGCATCAGCAATCCTATGAGCTCCTACCCATACTATTAGTATAGTGACTCCATTCATTATAAGCATCATTGCAGGATACATTAATGCCATTACCCTATTTATAAAAAGGTTTGTATTTGTAAGCTTTTTATTGGCTTTGTCAAATCTATTTTCTTCAAATTCTTGATTACTAAATGCCCTTATAACCATCATACCTGATAAATTTTCACGTGTAACTAAATTAAGTTTATCAATTAGTTTTTGTACTATCTTAAATTTAGGCATCACTACTATAATTAAAATAGAAACTAAACCTAATAAAGCTATTACAGCTACCCCTATAATCCAAGACATAGAAGCACTTTTACCTATAGCTTTTATTACTCCACCAATACCCATGATTGGAGCAAAAAATACCATTCTTATCATTATTACAATTAAATTTTGTATTTGAGTTATATCATTAGTAGTTCTTGTAATAAGGGATGATGAAGAAAATTTATCTAATTCTCTTATAGAAAATCTTTCTACATGAGTAAAAACATCATATCGTAAATTACGTGCAAGTCCTGCTGCAGTTTTTGAGGCTAAAAATCCAACTATTACAATACTAATAGCACTTATTAAAGCTACTAATAACATCTTTAATCCTGCTTTTAAAATATAATTAGTTTGGATTTTATCTACATCCATACCAAGAGCTGAATACTCAGCTTTAACTGCTCCTACTGCAGATTGAATTAACATATCTTCACCTAATGCGTCTATTCTTTCATTCATTTGTTTATCTATTTCTTGCCTTTGGTTAGTTGGTAAATTTTCAATTATATCATATATATCAGTATCAGCTGGTATCTCTGTACCATTAAATTCTATTACTCCACCTTTAGCATTATTTTGAATTTGCTCTATACCTGATACAGTTACAAGTGCTCTACCTATAATACTATTTAAGTATTCAATTTTTTCATCATCTATATCTTTCAATACATATATAGATGACTCAGCTAAATTTGGATATTCTTCTAAATAATCATCATAATTTTTATTGCTTTCATCAATAAAAATATAATTATTTGATACTTCTTTCTTTTCTTCTTCATTCATAAATATTTTTATTTTATCCATCAAACTTTTTCTCATAGCTTCTGGAGTAGCTTCTGTAATACCACCTTGTTGAATACCTTTATTAACTATATCTGCCATATAGTCAGGAAGTGAAAGTTCTGCCATAGCTTGAATAAATAAGAAAATAACCGCAAATATAATTAACATCTTAAATGGTTTAAGATATTTAGCTAATTTAGTCATTATATTTCAACCCCTTACTTTTTTTCATTTCTATCTAATACTTTTTTTAAGGTTTCAAGTCCTTCATATATTTTTTCAATTTCTTCTTTTGTACCATTTTTTATAATATCATCTATTTTATTTTCAACTTTAGAAAAATGATTTTTAGATTTCTCTTTAAAAGAAGGTGTTATCTTTACATGAACAACTCTTCTATCCTCTTTACTTCTGATTCTCTCAATATATCCTTGTTTTTCCATTCTATCTACTATTCCTGAAACTGTACTAT contains:
- a CDS encoding MarR family winged helix-turn-helix transcriptional regulator translates to MKNNGISIVKLLKNVMDTMKRNIEDEFKEMNLTGPQGMLIGILSKYEEMKISDISQKMGLSNSTVSGIVDRMEKQGYIERIRSKEDRRVVHVKITPSFKEKSKNHFSKVENKIDDIIKNGTKEEIEKIYEGLETLKKVLDRNEKK
- a CDS encoding ABC transporter ATP-binding protein; amino-acid sequence: MTKLAKYLKPFKMLIIFAVIFLFIQAMAELSLPDYMADIVNKGIQQGGITEATPEAMRKSLMDKIKIFMNEEEKKEVSNNYIFIDESNKNYDDYLEEYPNLAESSIYVLKDIDDEKIEYLNSIIGRALVTVSGIEQIQNNAKGGVIEFNGTEIPADTDIYDIIENLPTNQRQEIDKQMNERIDALGEDMLIQSAVGAVKAEYSALGMDVDKIQTNYILKAGLKMLLVALISAISIVIVGFLASKTAAGLARNLRYDVFTHVERFSIRELDKFSSSSLITRTTNDITQIQNLIVIMIRMVFFAPIMGIGGVIKAIGKSASMSWIIGVAVIALLGLVSILIIVVMPKFKIVQKLIDKLNLVTRENLSGMMVIRAFSNQEFEENRFDKANKKLTNTNLFINRVMALMYPAMMLIMNGVTILIVWVGAHRIADANMQVGDMMAYMQYAMQIIFAFLMMSMMFILIPRASVSANRIVEVLDTELEIKDPENPKEFDNSLKGVVEFKNVSFRYDGAEEDMLKNIDFEALPGETTAIIGSTGSGKTTLLNLIPRFQDVTSGEILVDGVDIRKVSQHDLREKIGYVPQKSILFSGTIESNLKYGDEDAEKEDLIKAAEISQSMEFIKEKEEEFRSPISQGGSNVSGGQKQRLSIARALMKKPEIFLFDDSFSALDFKTDSALRKALNERIENSTIIIVAQRVASIMNAEQIIVLDEGEIVGKGKHRELLRNCKPYREIAESQLSKEELA